Genomic window (Gadus chalcogrammus isolate NIFS_2021 chromosome 3, NIFS_Gcha_1.0, whole genome shotgun sequence):
GCTATTGATGCATCCTGGTCATCCATAACACCTCAGCAGTGCCACAGGCTTATAGCATCCATGCCACACCGCGTAATTCATGCAAAAGGGGCCAAAACCAAGTACTAAGTGCATGATTATTCTTTTATAGGGCcaacatttctttatttaaaatcctTTTGATTTCATGTAATATTCCAATTCTGAATTTTCATAAGCTGCAAGCCATAATATCCaaaattataacaaataaaggcttggaATATCTCATTTTGCATGTAATGAGTCTACATGATGTATAAGTATGACCTTTTAAGTTGAattactgaaataaatgaacTTTTGCACGATATTTTAATTGTCTGAGTATTACCTGTAATTACCCTGACCCCTGCAACAAATCTGTCCCTCTACTTACTGTAACAGAAGACCTTTATAGGCCCTTCCCCAGCATTGGAATACTACTCAAGCTTTCTATTATTAAAGCGGAGGGTCAGCATACTGATAAAAGACGAGAAGTGTCGGAGTCTAAAATGTTTATTGCACAGATTCCTTTACAGTGTAAGCACAAGCAAGCCTTTATTGAAGAGAGTTAAGACCACTCCGAGGCGGCGCCGCCCCAGTCGGAAGCCTGGGCAGTGGGAGCAGCAGACCAGTCCTCAGTGGGAGCCTGGTTGCTCCAGTCCTCTGTTGGAGAGACGAGTGGAGAATTAGGTCATGCCATAGGATAGACACTGATGTTCTGAACGCAAAATGGAGTCCTAGCTCAACCTCTACATTAATGACTCACCGGTAAAACCTTCTGCAGCGAGCTTCGCAGGGGCAGCTAGgggatcaataaaaaaataatatgtaGTCAATTCACTGGACATATCCACCATGAAATTGAGAGTTTGGCAAACCGGGTCAAAGGACATGCACCGTCAGTGAGGCTCACCTTCCACCACCCCGGGGAACTGCTGGATGGGCACAGAAGGCACCTGGACCCCCTCGGACCAGTCCGCCGCTTCGGGCTGGACCTGGTCCACTGCTGGGGCGCTCCACTCGCCCTGGAACTCCTCCTTCCCCACGGCCTTCTCCGCAGcggcctgctcctccttctcaatCTGTGGGGACAACGGCACGGCTCAGGAAACGCATGACCCAagggaaacccccccccccagagcggcTTTAAGCACTAGACATCTGGACGAAACTGCAACAGTATGACCCTAGCAAGCCTCACCTCCTCTGGGTCACGGTAGAAGTAGAGGTCCGGCATGACGTCCCAGGTGTGCTCCCTGGAGATGGTTCCCCTCATCCGGAGCACCTCCCGGGTCAGCATCCACCACatcagacccaccgagtggtgACCCTGTAACGATCATTAGGATCAACAGGGGTACAGCAACTCTATAGAACGAAACACAGGGCCCTCCTAGACCAAGATAGTCTTAAAGAACATTCATGGAGACTGCACTAGCCCAGACGCGTCATCATAAGATGGGATGGGTGAGGTGTGGCTCGGGTCACTATCAAACGACCATTCAGCGGGCGCAGCCCTCGTGGTTGTCAGCGAAACCCGGCCTGGTTTCTGTGGCACACTTCCGACACCCAGACACTGATGAAGCAGTGCAAGGCTTTAATTGTGTGCGGTGACCCTTCAATTTTAACAGCAGAGATTATAAATGGTCTGAAGCAGTCTGAACTCAAATACTACCAAGTATTTGAATTGAACCGTCTTTCAGGTCGCTTTGCATGCACGTGTAAACTGAAAATTAATTGGCCTGCTTTTATTCAGAATCGTCACTGGAGCCCAAAACCCACCTTGTTATTGCATGGTATAGCGATGTCCACATAGCGCAGTGGAGAGTCAGTATTGCACAGGGCAATGGTCGGGATGTTGACGTAGGAGGCCTCAGTTAGAGGCTGGTGGTCGGCCCGGGGATCCGTCACGATCAGGAGGCGGGGCTCTCTGAAGGCCGCCTGGATCTGATTGGTGAAGGTACCGGGGGTGAAGCGGCCGTGGAATGTCGTTGCACCGGTAGCTGAAGCAAACTTCAGCACAGCTCTCTGCAGGGAAAAGGTTAGGAGAATATAAGACCAGGGCAATAAACATTCTATCATATTCTTTCTGATATAGAAACAGCGCATCCCAGGAATTTTCTGCTGAGGCAATGAAGAGGTGTGGCTCGGGTCACTATCAAACGACCATTCAGCGGGCGCAGCCCTCGTGGTTGTCAGCGAAACCCGGCCTGGTTTCTGTGGCACACTTCCGACACCCAAACACTGATTGATCAGTGCCGGGCTTTAATTGTGTGCGGTGATAAATAATTGAAAAAATAAGACGGCAAGCAGGATCAAATTAAGGCTTGGTTTTAAGTCCGCCATGAACAGCGGACGGCTTGGCTGGAGCCCCTTTACAGAACATCGGATAAGCCCAATCGTGCAATGAACCTACACCTACAGGGCTTGTGAGAGGTTCTTCCATCAGCAGGTGTCCGGCTGTGGTCTCAGTT
Coding sequences:
- the LOC130379333 gene encoding 40S ribosomal protein SA-like isoform X2, with the translated sequence MSGGLDVLQMKEEDVLKFLAAGTHLGGTNMDFQMEHYVYKRKSDGVYIINLRRTWEKLLLAARAIVAIENPADICVISSRNTGQRAVLKFASATGATTFHGRFTPGTFTNQIQAAFREPRLLIVTDPRADHQPLTEASYVNIPTIALCNTDSPLRYVDIAIPCNNKGHHSVGLMWWMLTREVLRMRGTISREHTWDVMPDLYFYRDPEEIEKEEQAAAEKAVGKEEFQGEWSAPAVDQVQPEAADWSEGVQVPSVPIQQFPGVVEAAPAKLAAEGFTEDWSNQAPTEDWSAAPTAQASDWGGAASEWS
- the LOC130379333 gene encoding 40S ribosomal protein SA-like isoform X1, with the protein product MSGGLDVLQMKEEDVLKFLAAGTHLGGTNMDFQMEHYVYKRKSDGVYIINLRRTWEKLLLAARAIVAIENPADICVISSRNTGQRAVLKFASATGATTFHGRFTPGTFTNQIQAAFREPRLLIVTDPRADHQPLTEASYVNIPTIALCNTDSPLRYVDIAIPCNNKGHHSVGLMWWMLTREVLRMRGTISREHTWDVMPDLYFYRDPEEIEKEEQAAAEKAVGKEEFQGEWSAPAVDQVQPEAADWSEGVQVPSVPIQQFPGVVEDPLAAPAKLAAEGFTEDWSNQAPTEDWSAAPTAQASDWGGAASEWS